In one window of Pristiophorus japonicus isolate sPriJap1 chromosome 9, sPriJap1.hap1, whole genome shotgun sequence DNA:
- the LOC139273949 gene encoding histone H2B 1.2-like — MVDDKKTVARRPESWQRDMEAEHKKPVGKKVAKKTIKKTPAKSGKKRRRSRKESYSIYIYKVMKQVHPDTGISSKAMGIMNSFVNDIFERIAGEASRLAHYNKRQTISSREIQTAVRLLLPWELAKHAVSEGTKVVTKYTSSK, encoded by the exons ATGGTTGACGACAAGAAAACAGTTGccagaagaccagaaagttggcagagggatatggaagctgaac acAAGAAACCAGTTGGCAAGAAAGTCGCCAAGAAAACAATCAAAAAAACACCAGCGaagagcggcaagaagcgcagaaggtcgaggaaggagagttactccatctacatctacaaagtgatgaagcaggttcaccccgacaccggcatctcctccaaggctatgggcatcatgaactcgtttgtgaacgatattttcgagcgcatcgcgggtgaggcttcccgcctggcccattacaacaagcgccaaacgatcagctcccgggagatccagaccgccgtgcgcctgctgctgccctgggagttggccaagcacgccgtgtcggaagggacaaaggtggtgaccaagtacaccagctccaagtaa